A window of Desulfobacterales bacterium contains these coding sequences:
- a CDS encoding ATP-dependent DNA ligase: MKLFAQLYTALDETTRTNVKIQALVDYFQQAPPKDAVWAIHFLIGRKPRQVVPTRKLREWAAQLAGIPNWLFDASYDVVGDLAETITLVLPLSTRLQNRPLHVWIEDILLPLRGKDETDQQKTILDTWQQLDSPQRFVCNKLITGAFRVGVSQRLVTRALSQLSGIDAAVIAHRLMGDWTPDAQTYHQILSTDTSDSDISRPYPFYLAYPLDQKTTDLGDINDWQAEWKWDGIRAQVIKRQDQVFIWSRGEELVTDKFPEISQAAERLPNGTVLDGEILAWDNERPLNFSELQRRIGRKNVGPKLLKEVPVILMAYDILEVDGKDVRDHTLTQRFEALTQISATLPDDKILKISPVTAGSWQQLAGAREQARSRGVEGLMLKRLSSPYRVGRRRGDWWKWKVDPLMIDAVLLYAQRGHGRRSGLYTDYTFAVWDADKLVPFAKAYSGLTDAEIRQVDRFVRTHTLERFGPVRSVEPQLVFEIAFEDIRQSSRHKSGIAVRFPRISRWRTDKKIQDADSLQTLKSLLTAA; the protein is encoded by the coding sequence ATGAAATTATTTGCGCAACTCTATACGGCTCTGGATGAAACCACCCGGACCAATGTCAAGATCCAGGCCCTGGTGGATTATTTTCAGCAAGCGCCTCCGAAGGATGCCGTCTGGGCCATTCATTTTCTGATTGGCCGCAAGCCGCGTCAGGTGGTCCCGACACGCAAGCTCAGAGAATGGGCCGCCCAGCTTGCCGGTATACCCAATTGGTTGTTTGATGCTTCCTATGACGTGGTCGGCGATCTGGCGGAAACCATTACCCTGGTATTGCCCCTGAGCACTCGGTTGCAAAACCGGCCGTTGCACGTCTGGATCGAAGACATCCTTTTACCCCTGCGCGGAAAAGACGAAACGGACCAGCAAAAAACCATCCTGGATACGTGGCAGCAGCTGGACAGCCCGCAGCGATTTGTGTGCAACAAACTGATCACCGGTGCCTTTCGGGTCGGAGTATCGCAACGTTTGGTGACCCGGGCACTTTCGCAGCTGAGCGGCATCGATGCCGCTGTGATCGCACATCGCTTGATGGGAGACTGGACGCCCGACGCACAAACCTATCATCAGATTCTGTCAACCGACACAAGCGATAGTGACATCAGTCGGCCCTATCCGTTTTATCTGGCTTACCCGCTCGATCAGAAAACCACCGACCTGGGAGACATCAATGACTGGCAGGCTGAATGGAAATGGGACGGTATTCGCGCCCAGGTGATCAAACGGCAGGATCAGGTGTTTATCTGGTCTCGGGGGGAAGAATTGGTGACCGATAAATTTCCGGAGATATCGCAGGCCGCTGAAAGGTTACCCAACGGAACCGTGCTCGATGGTGAGATTTTAGCCTGGGATAACGAGCGGCCATTAAATTTTTCCGAACTTCAGCGCCGCATCGGCCGTAAAAACGTCGGCCCCAAACTGCTAAAAGAGGTGCCAGTGATCCTGATGGCCTATGATATCCTGGAAGTTGACGGAAAAGATGTACGCGACCACACCCTCACGCAACGTTTTGAGGCCCTGACACAAATCTCAGCCACACTGCCGGACGATAAGATCTTGAAAATATCACCGGTCACCGCCGGCAGTTGGCAACAGCTGGCCGGGGCCAGAGAGCAGGCCCGCAGCCGGGGTGTCGAGGGTTTGATGTTAAAGCGCTTGTCTTCACCTTACCGTGTGGGACGCCGCCGGGGTGATTGGTGGAAGTGGAAAGTGGATCCGCTGATGATCGATGCCGTGCTGCTTTACGCCCAGCGCGGCCATGGACGGCGCTCCGGACTTTATACGGATTACACCTTTGCGGTCTGGGATGCGGACAAACTGGTGCCCTTTGCCAAAGCCTATTCAGGATTAACAGATGCAGAAATTCGTCAGGTGGACCGCTTCGTTCGCACCCATACGCTGGAGCGCTTCGGGCCGGTGCGCTCTGTCGAACCGCAGCTGGTATTTGAAATCGCCTTTGAAGACATTCGCCAATCCTCCCGTCACAAATCCGGTATCGCCGTCCGATTCCCGCGCATATCGCGCTGGCGAACTGATAAAAAAATACAGGATGCCGATTCGCTGCAGACGTTAAAATCCCTGCTGACAGCTGCCTGA